A genomic region of Oryza glaberrima chromosome 1, OglaRS2, whole genome shotgun sequence contains the following coding sequences:
- the LOC127766118 gene encoding uncharacterized protein LOC127766118 yields the protein MVKGRPKPTPVNAPAEVVFDPSAPGARRPRRPGAPSSSSSTGEWHNFMGSSLSDMYRKPAAEKSDDTSDDDEEPDIDIGKLLKDVELFGASTWKERKQLENRKVVQLGGKAIKKHRTPLSVSKPAMKNQKKREEKKAEEERLLGIFRKRDSKNSKAQKTRPEDRVLRATQGHFKNGILDVKHLLAPPKPSGRDAPEQKMRMGKKNGKGKQKGGRRKRR from the exons atgGTGAAGGGGAGGCCGAAGCCCACACCGGTGAACGCGCCGGCGGAGGTCGTCTTCGACCCGTCCGCGCCCGGTGCCCGGAGGCCCCGCCGCCCTGGGgcgccttcgtcgtcgtcgtcgactggCGAGTGGCACAACTTCATG GGATCGAGTCTTTCGGATATGTATCGGAAGCCAGCTGCGGAAAAATCTGATGATacttctgatgatgatgaggagccTGACATTGATATTGGGAAGTTGTTGAAAGATGTAGAGCTTTTCG GTGCATCTACATGGAAGGAACGGAAGCAATTAGAGAACCGTAAAGTAGTTCAGTTGGGTGGAAAG GCCATTAAGAAGCACCGTACGCCGTTAAGTGTATCAAAGCCAGCTATGAAGaatcaaaagaaaagagaagagaagaaagcggAAGAG GAAAGACTACTTGGAATATTTAGGAAAAGGGATTCCAAGAACAGCAAAGCTCAAAAGACTAGACCTGAGGACCGAGTACTTAGGGCTACCCAAGGGCACTTCAAGAATGGTATACTTGATGTCAAGCATCTTTTGGCACCACCCAAACCATCGGGTCGGGATGCGCCTGAGCAGAAAATGAGAATGGGCAAGAAAAATGGCAAGGGAAAGCAGAAGGGAGGCAGAAGGAAGAGACGTTAG